The genomic segment GATGGGTGTCAGTTTATACACAACTCAGCTTAAATTTTAAGTTAGTCTTAGTGCCAGCTGTGTCCCAGCTTAATATTCTGTAGCAGCTTGGGAAAGCTTAGCCCAGCCTTGTACATCCCTGCTATTCCCTCACCTGCTACCCAATCCTCCCACCAGTACGCAGACCCAGTGACGGACCTGCTGGACCAGGGAGGAGTATTCCGGACCCGGTTGTTTCGGGAATCTTGTGTATTCCACCAGGGCTGCTATGTCAAGGATTTAAGCCGCCTAGGCAGAGACCTCCACAAAACCCTCATCCTGGACAACTCTCCTGCCTCCTACATCTTTCACCCAAATAATGCTGTGAGTTTAGACCAGTCTCTGTAAATCTGGTGCACTGTTACTGCCTTTCATAAAGGACTTGGTTGGTTGTATGTGTCAAATTAAGCTGACTGAGGGCCTGAGAACTTGAGCCACAGAAGTGAATTTGCCTTATTTGATAAATCAAGCCAGGAACATAACCAAATTATGAATTTGTCTGTACTAGGAAAATGTTTTCCTGACCACTATGATGATGTAAAACCACCAAACTAAACACTTGTCTTTAGATTTCTTTTTCCTGAAACAAAAGGTAAAAATTTAAGTTATCATAGGTTGCTGTTAACGAAAGGTTGACTTGGCTTTGTGTTTACTTGGTGCACGCTTAGCTAGGCTAGATGCACCTTATATAATCGAGTGTTTCTTTCCCCCAGATTCCGGTGATGTCGTGGTTTGACGACGTGGATGACGCTGAGCTGCTCAACCTTCTTCCTGTGTTTGAAGATCTTAGCCAAGCTGATAACGTTTACACCCGGCTGGACCAGCTTCGTGGACATTAACTTTCAACAGACCTGCTCGACTCCAACGGGAGCTCCAGCTCTAAAGTTGACTAAAATAGCCACGTGTATTCAGAACATAGACATAAGTTTCCAGACTGTTCTCTTTGCCTGCGCACAAAATCCTTCTGTTTAGAAAACTGCATTGGTATGAGGTCAAGGAAATTCTAAGCCTGGGGAAAGATTCTTGGCTCAACTGAAAGTATATGTCACAAAGTGAGGCCTTTCCTCTGATCCACAATGCTGACAATAATCACAAATCACTACTCTTAAGCACCACGACAGAgctgcaaacaacaacaaaaaaaaaaaaacaccaaagcacTCCCATCACAATCACTCCAGTTGGTATGAATTTCAAAGGGGTTCTTTTGCCAAAGCAGAAGCCTGCCTGTCCTGACTTGACTTTTGGACATTGTTTTTGTTAATTGTGCCTTTTAtggaacaacaaaaacacctttttttaattaaaaaaaaaaaaaaagattttatacttttcattttaataggcTGTTTTATAAGGAAATCTATTTTTAAACGGTCAGCACGGTTCCTCTATGCAACCCAGTTCTGTGATCACATGGACAGTACCTCTTGCGTTGCCAGTCAAGCAGACATTACTGTAGCCTTATTTAACTATAAATGGGTGTCAAAACAAGTGTATTTTTAGTCATTTGTATCATGAAAGTGGTTTCTACATAACATGCAATATAAATCCTAAGTGGTCAAATTGACATTTGATACTATTGGTTATAAAGTTGGGTAAATGGGGTGAAATCTCGTCTTTGATCCTTTTGAAAACAGAcactggaattttttttttaatttttttcatagGACACGTTTATTTCTAAATGCCACCGTTTTAAGTCATGGTTTAATAGTTCATTTGTTACTATATTCTTCTATTGCTCAGTGGCAAACAACTTGCACTTCTTTTATATTGACAGTGCTGTAAGTAAAAGCTGTGCCTTTTGAAATTGGGACAGAGAATGGTGTTTTGCCTGAACAGAGATTTGTAGGCATACACACTGATGTGTCATGCTGAGCGTGAGAAAACACTGTCAGGAGCAAGTGTAATGCCAGGGGCTGCGGTACTTGCAGTGCAACACTTGAAAATATCAAATTTGATatatttgggtttgttttttgtttttttaaatgtgtctttTTCTATATTTATTGGCCAAAAACTTGTGTCCAGTACTTCATAATGCTCAGCCTTGTGTATTGTAATCCGTTTGCCTGTTTTGAGGCTGGCCTTGTGTTTAACTGTTTTATCTGTGCCTAAATAATGCACGTTTTGCTGTCAGAATTAACTATACAAAACCTTACAGTTAAATCGGCGGATGTAAACCGGAGATTCAGTCATTCAAGCAAACATACATTTGAAATCCAGTACAACAGAGATTTTGAAAGGTTacgttttttgggggggttgaatggtttctttttttttttctatgatgTTTTATGTCTGCATGTCAACTAGTGAAACATGACAATGAGAATATTGAAACCAGTTGTGATGACCAAAAGTATttgtttaaagtcacaatttgtCTTTGTATGAGAATAAATCCAGAACTTAATTTTTCTCTACCTGGTCTGACCAAAACTCTAAAAGACTGGGTGCTAccaatttttattttcaaataagTTTTACTTTCAAATAAAAATTGGTTCTATTTTACTatctttgtgtatgtgtgttttatgCCATGTTACAAAGAAAATCACTGTAGTGTATTAAATATCTGATTAAGTTTTTACTTCTAATGAAAGGAAAAATTAGATGTTTGTACagtatatagtatttttatgACCAACTTTACTAAGGTGCTGTTTTTAGGGAAACATTTGGGAACCAAATtactctttttgtctttttttttttagcttcatTTCAGAGCAGAGAATAATTTGTTTACTCATTTAGAGTTCTAAAAAACTACCATCGTACAATTCgcacttaaaaagaaataacataATAAAGATGATATAGGCTTTTGTGAACTATTTAATTTATGATTTTTCTTAAATGGATAGCGCCTCCAGAAAGAATTTAAAGCTTAATTGGGAACTAATTTACACGTCAAAACATTTCATTGACCAAAAATGATATTTAGTGGAAGCTACTTCAagtattaaatgtaataaatatttaagatgtAACcataaagaaacacattttttgcacgtttttcttttcttttgcagagCTTAACAATTAAGTAAATTATACAGTACAAAGTGTTATATTTTTGTCATTATAAACTATTATTGCATAGGCTAGTTTTGGTATAATGACTAAAACATAAGTGAAAATATTTCACATGTTGCATGCAGTTGCACCATTCGTCATGACTGATATCTCGGTCATATCATCGAACTTATATTTACACTCTTATATCCTGCTTTTATTTCGGTTTGATTAGAAACCGTTGAGACGGTTAAGTGGTTTCTTTACAGCGTTTATTTTGTGATCAaacaaatgttgtttttataGCACTAAAGACGCTTTGCTGATGATAtcagttacatttttgtgtCGGCCATTTTAGGTGCGCCGGTGACATTCTTCGATGACACACCAGGAAGTGGAGCATAATATAAATGTTATTCGAAAGTGAAGAGAAAATAACTTGTAACGtttaatgtttttgaaaaaaaaattcataattACAAACAGCTAGTTGGCTCATTAAATCGCACTAGATAGCCGGTGATATGTCGTACTTTCGACCTCGCTGCGCGTGACTGGACTACAATCTTCTGGGCGTTTCCATGGTGACATCAGCAGGCTGCCGTGAGCTGACACGTACGGttttgttttagaaaaaaaacttaacTGTAAAGCAGAGAAAAGGAAACAGCTCGTAAGAGAGAGGTAAGTAATATGCAGGTACAAATGCAACCGTTTTGTGCTTATACCGGTGTGTCGCGTTAACTGGGGCTGAAAATAACCGAAGAAAGAAGGAGACGTCGAACTGTGTCGTTAGCTCGCCAGGCTTCTTGTTATTTGACGCGTACTGGCTAGCAGCGTTAGCTATTAATACATTCCCAGGCGTCTGCTTTTTGGCTGTCTGGTGCTCAACTATCGTGTCGAATGGCTTATTCTCATATTTATGTAAGAACAAGTAGTTCAAGCAGTCACCATGCTTCCCGAATCGGAGGCATGGCGACTACTAAACAGGTTGTTAGCATGTTTGTGTGCTAGTTATGGTACAAAGCTTGACATTTAAAGCTAACCTGTTGTGTAACTTCATCAAAGTAGACTACGCACTTCTAATCTTCTGCGTGAATTTCCTTAATAATGAAAGTAAGAATCACGTTATTTTCATAGCTTAGACTCCCAGTTGCTAAATTAAAGGTTTAGATTTGCTGAAAACTAAAGCGTATGGGGTTCGTAGAAAGGCCCTCGTCATTGTTCTAATGTTACTATTCATGTTATAGTGATAACGAAATCGTCCTATGTATGAAATTTTAGTGTGAGAAGCTTGTATAGCTGTTGAAAGTGCTGCGATGTAAAGGTACATACCTCACTCTGAGTTGCTCAGTCACTTTCATTGAAACTTTGAGTTGTTTCTGTACAACTTTAGACACCGACAACAGCTTCACGGTACACAGCTCTTTTCAAAAGCAAATTACTTTcgtgaaactgaaaaaaattatGCTTTTGCACCAATGCATTACACGCAAGCAACCATTTCAATAGAGATATTaagttttattaaattaataagTTGGCAATACTTAAAAATGCTAATTTGTTGGTTCAAAAAGTTAGGGTAAGCTTTATTTAAGAATGTTGTGCTGTGCTATCTTATACTGATTGTGCATTactaaagagagagaaaacacatgAACTTAAGTGTATGAGAATGTAAACATAAAGCAATATTCTGaagtactttttaattttaaaggaTCTTCACGAAACCTTAGTTTAGCAAATTAAACTTATAACTACTAAAACTACtagaagaaaatataaatatggaTATCTGAAGTATTTTTTTAGAAAAGTAAGAGAAATTGTACACAACATATATCTCTCACTTTGTTTTGAGACTGATCAGGTTTTTGTCATGTATCCTATACACTGCACAGTTTGAcagatttaacatttttaaatttaattttacttGATAGGTGTGATGCACTTTAACACAGTTCCTACACAGAGCATGAAACTGATGTTGAAACTGCAGTTTAGCTatctcagcttttttttttagcatatcTGTGCCCCATACACCACAGTTACAGTTAGACTGATTGCACCATTCATGTAGATTACTGCAAAATAACATTTACAGTAGCCTGTAAATGCAGTAAGAGTACATCAAGTGAAACTTGGGAAATGCATGAAATAAGGAAAGGATGgataaaatgcattaaaatctGAGACTAAAATGTACTTTATCCAATAAACTGATCATAATtatgaataaaaaatgtaacagtaTCACAACTGAAATAATAATGGATAAATTAACCCATGTGAGTCACATTatttagaaatattaaaattatgTAGTCATTTAAACAAGAGTGCACAATTGTTGGCATTCTTGTGCTTTTACGGTGTAGTAGTAGTTTTGTGTATGAAGGCCCAAGAAGATTGCATtcaagtttttaattaaaagaagaacaaaatgtGGTATTCTGCacctaaaaatacatttaaaactgaTCTCAGTACATGCATTCTTAATTtcctcaaaaaacaaaagtgcacCTACACAATTGAGCTAAATCTCCCAATCCTTATAGATTTCGGAATAACACATCGCATGCTGTGTTGCCTTGTTGTAGGCAGCGAGAAAAGTACTGGGGTGCTGTGTCTGAGTGTGAAGAAGTAAGTTGCGTTATAAATTTAGAAACTGAGTGTAAAGAGGAGAAGGGTTTGGCACACTTGGTGAATATTTTGGCTGCAAGTGTTAGTGGCATCAGTAATCACCGTTACTGTTTAAACGTTCAGAGCAAACTGCAGAGATATACCCAGTTTCTTTCCACTAATCATTAACAAATGGTTGCACTTGTACTACCTGCTCCAGGCTTACAGTCATCATGATAGAGGAGTTTTTACTCTTACTGTTTTAAGTGGAGCAGAGGTTTAATTTACGTTCATATCTGTTAAGAGGAGACAGCGTTTCATCAGAAGTCTCATCAGATCTCAGTCCCTGATTTCACCATGAACGTGTTTGACCGCAGCATCAACATTGATGCCCTCTTCAAGTTCTCCCAAATGTACGTAAGCAATTTATGTGATAATAAAACGGTCGTCATGGTCTGTTTTTTAACTTGCCTTTTCATCACTGATGCCTCGTTCATGTATTATCCCTCTTCCTGCAGATCTCATTCCACCCAGGTGCACTTGAAGAATGTGTACTCAAGCTTGGCAGTTTGTATGTTTGTGGCCGCTGCCGGCTCCTACGTCCATGTCGTCACACGCCTCTTTCAGGTAAGCATAACGAGATGCAGCTTGGCCTAGCTGTACATGTACCTGTAGATGGTCTCCTACAGCAAAGTTTGTTTTATCCTCCTATGCTAATATAATTTTACTAACATAAATTTTACCTATCTAGGATCTGAAACTATCAATCTCAGATATTCAGTATATCACTATGCAATATCTGTTACATGTCAGattaatgaaaaatatatttggTTACAGCTAAATAGAAGGGTACTCTGTCTTTATGtaaaacaaaggaaataaaGTAGTCCTAGTTTACAGTACTGAcagcacttttattttttaaatatttttttttataaatgttgcCTTATAAAGGTCTGCAGCACTTCATTATATGGATGCTGATCTCCACAGTGACCCTAAATcaaacacagtcacacagctAAGGTGGTAAGTTAGTCCAACAAAGACCAGCTAAACTTTCAttactgatatttatttatttcatgtgttcattattattattattattgatgaCAAGCTCACAATTTGTTGCACAAATTTCTCTGGGGATGTTCTGCTGTTCTTCGGGCACATTTaaagctctctttttttgttgttgtttttttttttttttttttgttctctgtttctctttaaaacaCCCCAAAGGTGTTTGCTACTGGATTTGAGTGAGGTAACATTCGTCCATTCTGCTACTGTCTACTTCCTTTGTTAGTTGTCTGCTGCCAGGCAGGCAACTTGTCACCCAGTATTTTTGGTATTTCTAACAGGCATACCTGTAACCATCTATAAATTCAGACTTTTCCAATACTCCTCAGGCTTCTTTTTatattcattgcattttttaaattcttggaTGTCATCTAAAGCAGCGGTCACCAACTTTTTTTGCGTCCGACAacattttcacggaccggcctttaaggtgtcgcggataaatacaacaaaataaaaccagtatcGGTACAAAACAACGGGTTGGGGATCGCTGATCTAAAGAGATTAACATTATGCAGTCACTTTCGTGCACTGTCatagaaagtttttttttttttcccctctgataATCCTCCTGCCAAGCCTGAAGCACAAGGGTCAGATTGTGCAAGTACTCGGTCAGTGACATTGTGGTAGTAGGAAAGACATCAGAGCTCTTGATTAGTGGCCTATTCTGTACCTTGTGATTACTGCTTCAGCTATGTTCTTACTGATTTCTAGTTGTTAACAGAAATTCATGTGTCCCTTTTACCTCTTTTATGAAGAGCTTGCAATCAAGTTTCAATTCCTCAAAGTTCTTTCACATGTGGAGCTGTGATGCAGACAGCCCATGTGTCCAAACCTAGAAAGTTCTGGAACAACCTATTTCATAATCATATTTATTCATTAAGGCTGATTGAGCCCATGATTTTCAGTCAGTTTTGTTTCAATAATCAACAATTTTCTAACTTGTGGGAAGTAATCATAGGTGTAGCCTATTTTGAAGCCTGTATTTCCAGTGTAGTGTGTCTCTCCCTTCACCCTGGATCATGGAGTGGTGTTGGATGACTTTGCGTGATGAGTCTTTCCTTCATCAAAAACAAGCGGCCATGATAGGTACTGATGTGGGCATAACAGAAAGCTACAAATATTTATGTTCTGGCATCAAACTGGTTTAAATGCAGTGAAGATGTTTCAATAGTCCGTCAGAGAGGAAATTCAGTTCCCTCGACTGAGTTAGTAACTCTTTTTATAGAACTATAAAAGAAGTATTTAGAAGTATATAAATCTGTATTTTAGTTTTTGCATTACTGCTTGGTTCACAAACCTAAATCTGTCAAAACAATCATCActcagtaaaaaagaaaaatggacgTGGCAGTCTCATGAAAACGAGCAAGATCTCAGGTACGACTCAGGCCAAGTTTGTCATTTATAACAGGCACGTCTTCAGAAGGTCTCATACCCAATAGGAATGTCTCAACCATCCACGCTCACACAGGAAGCGGCTTCAAGCAGCCACAGGCAAAATAACCACTGACAATGCAAAGTAGCCGGGTCCCAGGTGAGGTGAGGAATTGAAGCCACTGCTATTAAGAGCACCAGGATTGTagtgattttttcccccccatttcCATTCCCTTATTTTGTGAATTCGTGTTGCAAAACAAATTTCCACAAGGAAAGTAAATCTGACCAAAAGGCCTGCGTTTGCATTGTTTTTGGCAGACCTGAGGGAAAGTTATGGAAATCCAGCCTGCTCGGATACTATGGAGCCCAAAAAGCCAGCTGATTGGATGGTTTGAGCAGAAAAAAGGAAGCACAGTTCAACACAAAGAGGACGTTTGGGGGGGAAAATACATCAGACATAAATTAAATAAGTGGGCcaatttaaaaagacaaacagtGACTGCAGTGGACAGTTTTCATTGTTTAAACACTTGGTTTCACTTCGCGAAAAAGTTCTTTCGCTATTATGTCTTCTGTCCACAGCATGACCAAGAATAGCCCACATTACTGGTTGTTCCACATATTTTTATGCCCTCCAAGTCACAGTACACAACTacaatatgtacaatatgtacaACCAACACACTAACATACCAGACATCTTAAGCATGACATCTTTGTTTTTGATTATTCATTTAACTTTACAAGTAACTTCACAAGTTTTGATGCAGTTTCAACCAGTCTGTCATTTAACTGATTATTGCACAGAGATGTACTCACTTGTGTAGTGATTTTACTAGACAGAATAACACCAAATACTGACAGCTTTTCTTCAGCAAGTCTGCTGCTGAGGTGGCTTGTTTGAGATGTAGTTTTCTACTAATAAGATttttgttctgctctttctttgttttgatttggtttgttttttccattacaTTTGAAATTCAGGTAGTTTCCAGAGTAAGTTTGACAGTttcggttttgtttttaatgtttgaaaAGTTTTACTTTCGATTGTGTTTGTCAAGGGGAAGATTTTATAGCTTCAGAATGAATAAAACGGGACAAACAGATCACATTTTCAAAGTCTCAATAGGTAGACAAGGCTTCTCAAAGTGACAAATACTAAGACTAAAGAAATTTcctttatatttatgttttattaagTCAGTAAGAACACAAtagtctttgtttgtttgtttgtttgtttttttatcaggTTTTTATTCCAGTTCAGTTACCTAAAATACTTCTTAAAGCTTGATTTAACTATAATAACCTTGATCCTGACCTTATTCTCACGGTAGCAGATTATGGTTGTTTACACCATCATGTGCTGCTGTAGATGATGGTGTAAACAACAGGTGGTATTTACTGTCTAACAGATCTTTTTCTCCCCTTAAGGTTTAAATACTGTGAGAAACCTtggttgtatttgttttttttgtgttttttgttgttgtgttttgttttgttttttcctctttgtgaaGTATAGAAGGTCATCGATGGTCATTTACAGTGAGCATTATCACCACTAAGCCACTCAGCACATACTTTGAAGCTTAGTCACCTCTATCCCATGTTTGATGtgataacaacaacagcttTTAGAAGAaaatgggaggaaaaaaagtctCACCATTCATCAGCCATCTTAGATTAAGTCTGAGCAGGGCTTTTAAGCCACCATTTAAGTTAATTGGGACAgccaattttattttcagttattactGGGAGTCACAAGTCAAATCCAATTTAAAGAGGTAAGTGTCCCTGTAGTTATTTGGTAGCAAGACTTGCGACGTAAAGACTGAAAGACGTAGGTGACAAATTAATTTGGAAGGAGCGCAGACATTTAAAACCATTGGCAATAACCATGAAAGAAAATCATGTACACATGAAGAGACACCATAGAGCAAATGGCCATAACAGAAGCATTTATTGCGCATCACAACTCTGCAGGTGCATTTCAGATAATGCTCGTACAATGGGTCAAAGTACATGTCTGTAATTTGAATCTGAATTTTTATATATGTAGTTTATTAACACcttgtagctttttttttttttttttaatgtgagtaTTGTCTTGGCCACAGTACTGGTGCCTGTGTTTACCCTGTACCCCTGTTTTTAGGGTGGTGTGCTGTCTGTGCTTGGATCCCTGGGGTTGATGTTCTGGCTTGCCATGACCCCCCACAACCCTGagacagagaagaagagagtggCTATCCTCGCAGGATTTGCCTTCCTCACAGGTAAGTTCACAATGTGTTACTGtttgtgtgatcagaggtgaacgGTCTGTAATCATGCAAAAGCCTAACACAGTGTTTACTCACCAGGTGTTGGCCTTGGACCCACACTGGACTTTGTCATCTCTGTCAATCCGAGGTAAGTGACAGATTAAACTTTAATGTCTGCTAACAGCTCAGTGAATGAAAGTTAGTCACATCAATCTGAACCGCTTTATGCAGCTCTAAACAAACCAAAGAGTCAATAAAGaacatattatttatttgtccTGGTATTCTTCTCCTCAGTATCATTGTGACTGCCTTCATGGGAACCTCTGTGATTTTCATCTGCTTCACTCTCAGCGCCCTCTACGCCAAACGCAGGAGTTACCTTTTCCTTGGAGGTAATTGTGCTATCTGCCACCCATAACTAAGACAGTTTACATCAGTTTTTGTCCATAAGACAGATTATAATTATTGTAAACTCAGGGTTCATGCTGTAGTTTGTGGAtccaaaaacag from the Pelmatolapia mariae isolate MD_Pm_ZW linkage group LG20, Pm_UMD_F_2, whole genome shotgun sequence genome contains:
- the tegt gene encoding probable Bax inhibitor 1, with the protein product MNVFDRSINIDALFKFSQISHSTQVHLKNVYSSLAVCMFVAAAGSYVHVVTRLFQGGVLSVLGSLGLMFWLAMTPHNPETEKKRVAILAGFAFLTGVGLGPTLDFVISVNPSIIVTAFMGTSVIFICFTLSALYAKRRSYLFLGGTLMSGLSLLFLMSLMNMFFGSMVLFKAHMYLGLLIMCGFVLFDTQLIIEKAENGDKDYVWHCVDLFLDFITIFRKLMVILAMNDKDKKKEKK